From the Pomacea canaliculata isolate SZHN2017 linkage group LG4, ASM307304v1, whole genome shotgun sequence genome, one window contains:
- the LOC112562676 gene encoding protein ABHD15-like isoform X1, with protein sequence MGSTGVHNERGRLSGPMVVGEDGASGLRAAVALCVMYWLLLSYPLTLALTCLGTLLITVLIYLKRLLRALECPARLTCRDSALARHVGAHCPTFRRILRLPAWARNCHVQSCLGLLACRQGAHFAREYLQLHDGGLLALDWAVGSQYVSPAHPLLLLLPDLTGSAVQLSALCCQALTLGMRAVVINRRGQAGSIVSTPKLPGYGDTSDLREVIGYLQRTHQRAALCAVGVGTGGDALLSYLGQFGSSARLSAAVCISPSYNAADTLHGLPTPYLQLYLSHLKQAVLSNAQVFGPLVQRARGAWSVKEFDQKVVSTCAGYNDLEDFWEDNEPLREADEVSAPVLCVSSLDDPVCRPQHIPYDLFRALPNFFLLTLPHGGHAGFRQGLGGLSWAEAAAMDFVQAMLSFQPCTCYVANGVHVATQTNDLLDWTPDPLTLDLVTLEPEDTSRLPRTLPAEWHG encoded by the exons ATGGGGTCCACAGGTGTTCACAATGAACGAGGCCGTCTGTCAG GTCCCATGGTTGTGGGGGAGGATGGAGCGAGCGGGTTGCGGGCGGCTGTGGCGCTGTGTGTGATGTACTGGCTGCTGCTGTCCTACCCACTGACACTGGCTCTCACCTGCCTGGGCACGCTGCTCATCACCGTCCTCATCTACCTCAAG AGACTACTGCGTGCCCTCGAGTGTCCTGCGCGCCTCACCTGCCGGGACTCGGCGCTGGCCCGTCACGTGGGGGCCCACTGTCCCACCTTTCGCCGCATCCTGCGCCTGCCAGCCTGGGCCCGCAACTGTCACGTACAGAGTTGTCTGGGCCTGCTTGCCTGCCGCCAGGGGGCGCACTTTGCGCGCGAGTACCTACAGCTGCACGACGGAGGGCTGCTGGCCCTGGACTGGGCGGTGGGCAGTCAGTACGTCTCGCCTGCTCacccgctgctgctgctgctgccggacCTGACAGGAAGTGCCGTGCAGCTGTCGGCGCTGTGCTGCCAGGCCTTGACCTTGGGGATGAGGGCAGTCGTGATCAACAGACGCGGACAGGCGGGTAGCATTGTCAGCACCCCAAAGCTACCTGGTTATGGAGACACCTCTGACCTCCGTGAGGTCATTGGGTACCTGCAACGCACCCACCAGAGAGCCGCCCTTTGCGCTGTCGGGGTGGGGACCGGGGGAGACGCGCTTCTGTCTTACCTGGGGCAGTTCGGCTCCTCCGCCAGGCTCTCGGCCGCCGTGTGCATCTCCCCATCATACAACGCGGCTGACACGCTCCACGGCCTCCCCACACCCTACCTGCAGCTCTACCTGTCCCACCTGAAACAGGCGGTGCTCAGCAACGCCCAGGTGTTCGGGCCCCTGGTGCAGCGGGCGCGAGGCGCGTGGTCCGTGAAGGAGTTCGACCAGAAAGTGGTCAGCACGTGCGCCGGTTACAATGACCTGGAGGACTTTTGGGAGGACAACGAACCGCTGCGGGAGGCCGACGAGGTCAGCGCCCCCGTGCTGTGCGTGTCCAGCCTCGACGACCCGGTGTGTCGCCCCCAGCACATCCCCTACGACCTCTTCCGCGCGCTGCCCAACTTCTTCCTGCTGACTCTGCCCCACGGGGGCCACGCGGGCTTCCGACAGGGGCTGGGCGGCCTGTCCTGGGCCGAAGCCGCCGCCATGGACTTTGTGCAGGCCATGCTCAGCTTTCAGCCATGCACGTGCTACGTGGCCAACGGCGTTCACGTGGCCACGCAGACCAACGACTTGCTGGACTGGACGCCGGACCCCCTGACCCTCGACCTAGTGACCTTAGAGCCTGAAGACACGAGTCGACTTCCTCGGACGCTGCCTGCGGAGTGGCACGGGTGA
- the LOC112562676 gene encoding protein ABHD15-like isoform X2 produces MVVGEDGASGLRAAVALCVMYWLLLSYPLTLALTCLGTLLITVLIYLKRLLRALECPARLTCRDSALARHVGAHCPTFRRILRLPAWARNCHVQSCLGLLACRQGAHFAREYLQLHDGGLLALDWAVGSQYVSPAHPLLLLLPDLTGSAVQLSALCCQALTLGMRAVVINRRGQAGSIVSTPKLPGYGDTSDLREVIGYLQRTHQRAALCAVGVGTGGDALLSYLGQFGSSARLSAAVCISPSYNAADTLHGLPTPYLQLYLSHLKQAVLSNAQVFGPLVQRARGAWSVKEFDQKVVSTCAGYNDLEDFWEDNEPLREADEVSAPVLCVSSLDDPVCRPQHIPYDLFRALPNFFLLTLPHGGHAGFRQGLGGLSWAEAAAMDFVQAMLSFQPCTCYVANGVHVATQTNDLLDWTPDPLTLDLVTLEPEDTSRLPRTLPAEWHG; encoded by the exons ATGGTTGTGGGGGAGGATGGAGCGAGCGGGTTGCGGGCGGCTGTGGCGCTGTGTGTGATGTACTGGCTGCTGCTGTCCTACCCACTGACACTGGCTCTCACCTGCCTGGGCACGCTGCTCATCACCGTCCTCATCTACCTCAAG AGACTACTGCGTGCCCTCGAGTGTCCTGCGCGCCTCACCTGCCGGGACTCGGCGCTGGCCCGTCACGTGGGGGCCCACTGTCCCACCTTTCGCCGCATCCTGCGCCTGCCAGCCTGGGCCCGCAACTGTCACGTACAGAGTTGTCTGGGCCTGCTTGCCTGCCGCCAGGGGGCGCACTTTGCGCGCGAGTACCTACAGCTGCACGACGGAGGGCTGCTGGCCCTGGACTGGGCGGTGGGCAGTCAGTACGTCTCGCCTGCTCacccgctgctgctgctgctgccggacCTGACAGGAAGTGCCGTGCAGCTGTCGGCGCTGTGCTGCCAGGCCTTGACCTTGGGGATGAGGGCAGTCGTGATCAACAGACGCGGACAGGCGGGTAGCATTGTCAGCACCCCAAAGCTACCTGGTTATGGAGACACCTCTGACCTCCGTGAGGTCATTGGGTACCTGCAACGCACCCACCAGAGAGCCGCCCTTTGCGCTGTCGGGGTGGGGACCGGGGGAGACGCGCTTCTGTCTTACCTGGGGCAGTTCGGCTCCTCCGCCAGGCTCTCGGCCGCCGTGTGCATCTCCCCATCATACAACGCGGCTGACACGCTCCACGGCCTCCCCACACCCTACCTGCAGCTCTACCTGTCCCACCTGAAACAGGCGGTGCTCAGCAACGCCCAGGTGTTCGGGCCCCTGGTGCAGCGGGCGCGAGGCGCGTGGTCCGTGAAGGAGTTCGACCAGAAAGTGGTCAGCACGTGCGCCGGTTACAATGACCTGGAGGACTTTTGGGAGGACAACGAACCGCTGCGGGAGGCCGACGAGGTCAGCGCCCCCGTGCTGTGCGTGTCCAGCCTCGACGACCCGGTGTGTCGCCCCCAGCACATCCCCTACGACCTCTTCCGCGCGCTGCCCAACTTCTTCCTGCTGACTCTGCCCCACGGGGGCCACGCGGGCTTCCGACAGGGGCTGGGCGGCCTGTCCTGGGCCGAAGCCGCCGCCATGGACTTTGTGCAGGCCATGCTCAGCTTTCAGCCATGCACGTGCTACGTGGCCAACGGCGTTCACGTGGCCACGCAGACCAACGACTTGCTGGACTGGACGCCGGACCCCCTGACCCTCGACCTAGTGACCTTAGAGCCTGAAGACACGAGTCGACTTCCTCGGACGCTGCCTGCGGAGTGGCACGGGTGA